The following is a genomic window from Manihot esculenta cultivar AM560-2 chromosome 9, M.esculenta_v8, whole genome shotgun sequence.
TGCTTTGCATCCCAATTTCCGTctcatatttttctaaaattaatggAAGTTCTTCTCCAAGGAAAGTTCTATACTTGCAACAAGTTTGTAAAGGTTGAGATAATTTCATTGATTAATTAGTAGCAGCAGTATTTCTACATGTTCTCACGTACTGGATGAGCTCAAGATTTGTGCAGATAAGCTAAAACAAGTTATAACATGATAAGTGATAAGATACACACATGAAGATGAGGATTATCTAAGGAGATAAGAGCTGTTGATAAGTTCTCTTTCAGATGTATCACTAACAAGTTTCAGTCCCTTTCTTACTTTGCGGCTAAGGGGAGCAATAatgatttaattcgattattTAGTCTAAATGGTTCtgtttaatttctaattttttaaaaatttgactgaaaaattaaaaaaaaaaaagacgaaagtgtttatttttatatgactttttttttaatttaacggGACTAAATAGTTAATTTCACTAAAATAAAGGgaccaaatattaattttttgtaatgAAATTTCAATTATCATTGACTGAAACTATTCTggcaagaaaaagaaattgcTCCACATATCTTATCAAGAGAGAGAACTTCTCTCCTTCCcttaaaaatgtaaatttcttaCAAGCAAAGCATGGAACTAGTGGGGGAAATTTTCATTAATGATTATTTCCTCACAAGAGATCAGTTTGCAGAACACTCAACTATATTGATATTTACACTACTAAATCTTGCCgctggcttggctttggtgctTCAGACTTCTCGGTTTCTGGGGAATCTGTAGGGTTTGCATCTATTGTTATAAtaatatgattattattttCACCATGAAGAACTGGGTTTACAGTTCCTCGGTGAAGCAATGGCTGGGGTTTCTCCGGTGACACAGTAGGTTCCATCGCAGGCTTGAAATGTGCTAGGTCTGCAAGTTCATGCACTGCTTCAGAAAGTTTTTCCACACACTTTACGATCTCTATTAATGTGGATGCAACTGTTGCAGCAGGCACGATATCTAGGAGGTTTGTTTTCTCTAATGGGTTAGCTTTCACTGCAAATTTGAGTTCATTAATGGCAGTTTTGGAGTTCTCCACATGGATTTTTGCAGAGGAGGGATCTTCCATTGTTTTGATTGCTGAAGCTAGTGATCTTAGTGCCTTGCCTGATTCTTCACTCATCTTTGTGCATGGTTCTTGGATTTTACTCTGGAATTCTTCTGATACCTAAAACAATTTGGATGGTGCATATGCTTTTGAGATTGCATTAAGCAAAAGGAAGCTTTTTTAATATACAAGCAAGAAAATCAAGAATATAACAATATCTAAATGGAACAATGACCTACTATTATATTCTTTAAAAgcataaactttttttttttttgaaaaaaatctgAAGGTGGCTTTGGAACGAGATGTCTTCTGTTGGAACAAGCATATACTTATTCGAACTTGAGATCTCATCAGACTGATGAAAACTCTAATATAGTATTCACCGACAATATATacgaaattaatataattacttGGATGTTAGAGTTGATGTAGCTATTAAGAGCTTCAATATGGTAAGCACATTGTCTTGAGATGGCTCCAATCTTCAAGTATTGCTTCCATGGATGCCGGAAGCCGAAACGGCCATGTCTAGGCTCCCATCTTGCAAGATTTGCCTGCAATGTTCAGGAAAACAAATTTAGCTTAAGTagctaatttaatataatagttGAGGTATCTTTAATTCTATACAAATATATGTGTACGTATGGTGGAGGAGAGCTCATGAAAAGTGCAAAGAAGTTAGTGGCACTCATCCAAAGACAAAAAGGAGAGATTCTTAATTTATTTACCATGGAATCTTCTGTGGATTTTGAATTAAGGACACTTCTATATCCTTGAAGAAATGGCTTGTCGCTATTGGAGACCTTAATCTTTCCTTCTTCATCATCTTCAGATTTATATCGAAAATATTCATCTCCAAAACCTGTAAATTTCTTCTTACTCATCCTTCTCAAGATCAAATAAAAGCCAGAAACTTAATTTCTATGGATtagctaattaattaattacctaCAAGGTAGCTTGCAAGCTTTTCTATATTGGAGGTAACCAAGTTATGAAGATCTTCACCAGCCCAAACTGGACAGATACACATGGAGACAACTATGCAGGTTGCTCCACCTATTATTATTGTTGATAGTCTTTGATGAGCCATGTCTAAGAGCTCTACTACTCGAACACCGGATACTGAAACCATACTGAATGTTAATATGAATATCAAGACTCCATAGTCATATCTTGCCTTGATTCTTGGGAAGAATCGAGTGAATGTAGATGCTGCAGCTGTATGTACATGATAATACATATATTAATCATACATGTGTAGCAGTATTTGCTGTACGTCTGTATATATAACGATTGTATGGTAAAATTTCTCGTATATAAGCAGACCATACCTAAGAGGAAAACAAGGAATCCAAGAACTATAGGCtctcctttctttccaaagAGCCTTGCCAAGTGTTGAGCTCCAACCCCTAATGCACCAGCTAGAAATGTTGCAAAACTTCTATTCAAACTCTTGCTTAAGGTACCACCTAGGCCAagaaattaaaacaaattaatGCATTACTAACTGAAATATGCAGAATTGAACAAATCTACTCTAATTAATCATTTAAGGTTTTGTTTGTTTCAAATGGATTATTTTCTGGAAAGTTCTGGCAACTTAACTGGTTTAGGAGATGTATTTCCTCTACAATAAAGATAGAAATGACTTTGATTTTctcagaaaataaagaaaaaatgacTAACTAAACAAACAAAATATTAGCATTTTCTGGAAACTTAAAGGCCTTAAAAGACAATTAACTTACCTACAGTGAATTCAAAGACTACAACCACTGTGAGCACAGCCCACATTCCCGCAACCCCAAAACCATCATAGAGAGTCCTACAATAATATAATAAGGACACCAATGTGAGAGCAAGTGCCACTTTGAGGGAATGAATGACTCTTCTTGGATCATCATGTCCAAGCTTTCTTATGCTCTTTGCAAATCTAATCACCTTGTCCTTGGATTTACAAGGGAAGGCTTTGAGCCAATCCCATCCTCTAGTGAAAGACCTAGCCTTCTCTTGATTTGCTGACTCAATCTCCATTGCTAGAGATGATGAAGGTTGGCAACTTTGCATGaactaattaaaaaatgagGAATGGCTTTAAAAGTTTTGAGCTGGATTTCTTTTCTTCTAAGTATTTTGAGAGTGAAGAAAGATATGGTGGGGAATTGAAGAAAATGCCCTTTGAAGAGAGTCTCTCACTAGCTTATATTTATAGTAGCAGAAAGAGTAGAATGGAACTAAATAAAGAATATTAAACTGGAACACATTGTAGGGATGGTGTCTTAATTTTGTAGGGTCAAAGGACaaattcttatatatatatttgagaaAAAGACTTCATTCAAAAAGTGGCTGACTAGGATATCTAGTTTAAGTCCCATATTTTAATCTCAACTAATTAATACAAACTGacttgtaattatttaattaatggcTCAAGTTGGTGAATTATAAATATTCACACGGGATAATTCGGTCGAtttagtttgaaattgaatcaaacggaataaattaaaatttgaaattttaatatttataaaaatcgaatcgattttaataagaaattaaattaaactgaaccgatctgattcgattcgatttgatttagtttgattgatttaaatttttaataaattttttattgtttgcactttatttttaatattttaaaatttaattaaaatattttaatcttaatatgatttaatctctttatattattaaaaataatatattattatcactaaatcggtttggttcaatttttttaatttttttctgatcaaaatcgaaccaaattgaaataattaaaaattttaaaattaaaaatcaaactgaatcgaatcaaaataaataaaaatttaaactaaaattttaaattaatttgattcgatcaaAATTTTCCTTTTCAACTGGGTACTGATAACCCTAATATGTATAgtactaattaatatatgaatCTAAATAAGCTAATGAGTTTTTACTGCAAAAAGTCTGAATCACTTGGaggaatatttttattaaaataatatatatataggcAAAGTGAAGTCCAACAAAACTTAGTGTGTGCCTCATCCCGTAGTACCCAACAAAAAAGAATAGCTAGGTCACCACTATCCAATGCTACCAGTTTCAGAGTAAACATTACATCAAATAGGACCATAATGACAAGAGTATGACaaagaaataagtaaaaaaaaaaaaaaaaagacataaattaaaaaggaaggaaaagatACATGGCTTCTAATTAATTAAGAGGAAGTCAAGTCAAATGGGTTTAAGTTATAGATTAATACATTTCAAACACataaattagtagattttttttcataaaaaaaataataaaattctcaataatattttttgaattcataataaattaaattcatctaaaaattttttaaatcacaACTGAACTATAAATTTGAGTATAATCTCATATCTAAGTAATATtcagtttaaattgaaaaaatcgatcgaattgaattaatttaaaattttagtttggttttttattcatttcgattcaatttgatttttaattttaaaaattttgattatttcggttcagttttattttgataaaaaaatttaaaaaatcaaattcaatcaatcagtaataatagtatattatttttaataatatattgagataaatatgattagattatattaatattaaaatattttaattaaattttaaaatattaaaaataaaatataaaaaaatttattgaaaatttaaattgatcaaatcgaactgaattgaatcagatcgattcaatttgatttaatttttgactaaaatcaattcgattcgatttttataaatatcaaaattttaattttaaatttattcatttgGTTGGATATGAATCGAACAAACTAAATGTACATTCTAATTGAGAGTAGTTGCACTTGAAGAATAAGACAATATATTATAATGTTttgtttgaaaaataaaattacgaatgattttaaaatttttttacatttagttaaaaaattaaaaatttcttttccaataagaaaattaattaaattaaaattttaattctaaatagcaaataaaagaagataaaatgaaattgattttaattatattatatacacTCTCATGATTGGAGAATTTCACAATTTTATTGTTTTGAACATTTGGGTTTTCATTGATCTCTACCCATAATTTATATTCTCATCatgtgtttttcttttctttttctttttcttttttatcgatCTACAGACTTATCATCATCAATATCGGATTGTCATTGTCAGCAAATCACTAGTGAGTAGGATTTGACGCGATCACATATgattgtttctttttattttcttatcctCTTTACTCATcataatttagatggaaaaaattcaggttttttttaaatggaaattgaaaataaaaaaataaaatttaagatttttaatatacacttattattatattgaatTTGTGAATAtcgaaaaattattaaatttaataaattgtataaaataatttatatacctAATTAAGAATTCATATTTTATAGTTTATAATGGGACTATCATTActtcaataatttattaatttttaattaacaatatTGAATATAAGGTTACTCTCTCAAAGAAGATAATAAATTAACAATTAAGTATAATATAGTGATAAAGCCATTATGCTTTCCAGCAAAAATTCATCCCAATTATTTGTGATAACCGCAGggtctttttccttttcctacTGGTCTAGAATCCATAATAGTAAAAGTCAGTCCAAAGGTTAGATCATCTCAAGAAAAGTCTGTGGGACATGAAGACCTCAGTTGATCTGGGCCACCTGCGAGCCCAGGTCCGCAATATTGAAGCCAGCTCCACGATGGGATTCGGTAGTGGGTAGCAGGCCCAGTCTTTTCGTAGCCCTTTTTGCACGCGTCCtgaggagaattaaatggccgcctgacatgAGTAAGAGGAACTGACACCACTGTACGTATGGAGCTGAACGACAGAGACAGAGCAGAAAAGCCGTTAGATGCCACTAACCAGAAAgggaaaaatgataaaaagagAGGGACATCGTTCTCTTAGGATAGAACTTATTCATCAATAGTAaaccttattttttttaaatctcagatcatcaatttgaAAGATATATTTAAAGAGCAAGTCATGAATATCAGGAATTAGTTTccgtttaaattttatttatgataattttaaatcattttaaaactgttatttttataatattaagataataaatttataatcatcGTTGTAATActgttatataaattataaaatttaatagtgtTATCTGTAAACCGTAAAATAGATATAGGAAGGATTTTGTCGTGAAAATAAAGAGTGAATCAAATTCAACATTATGAATGGAGAGAAATTAAAGGAAAAGATATGATACTTTAGTTATATATATCCCTTCCTTCTATATTACCAAAAACATATGCATATAATGATTCTTCAATTGGAACTTGTCAGATTATCAACCAACTTGCTAAGGTAGTAATGGCAAAGGATAGACATGTGAGAGGGAAACAACAAAGAAATCTATTGATCATGGTGGGACAAAGCAATGACAAACAACAACAGACATGTAAGAGAG
Proteins encoded in this region:
- the LOC110623735 gene encoding aluminum-activated malate transporter 8, with product MQSCQPSSSLAMEIESANQEKARSFTRGWDWLKAFPCKSKDKVIRFAKSIRKLGHDDPRRVIHSLKVALALTLVSLLYYCRTLYDGFGVAGMWAVLTVVVVFEFTVGGTLSKSLNRSFATFLAGALGVGAQHLARLFGKKGEPIVLGFLVFLLAAASTFTRFFPRIKARYDYGVLIFILTFSMVSVSGVRVVELLDMAHQRLSTIIIGGATCIVVSMCICPVWAGEDLHNLVTSNIEKLASYLVGFGDEYFRYKSEDDEEGKIKVSNSDKPFLQGYRSVLNSKSTEDSMANLARWEPRHGRFGFRHPWKQYLKIGAISRQCAYHIEALNSYINSNIQVSEEFQSKIQEPCTKMSEESGKALRSLASAIKTMEDPSSAKIHVENSKTAINELKFAVKANPLEKTNLLDIVPAATVASTLIEIVKCVEKLSEAVHELADLAHFKPAMEPTVSPEKPQPLLHRGTVNPVLHGENNNHIIITIDANPTDSPETEKSEAPKPSQRQDLVV